In a single window of the Catalinimonas alkaloidigena genome:
- a CDS encoding sensor histidine kinase — MLNRLVNFFVPPQETQRADRLRLARIRIIVFLLSAFLNLLYIGSALQYQFHPVEYVLLANALLCLVTAFLLKWGVPGWVCVHLHMFNQTTSAFVTIVLGSGLESPSTVGIVLMPILALLLSDVRNSLVWLVVSLVFSGGLFYYESTYGPLPSHFDEPYRLTYLFSSVLGVTAALFACALVFYHEKARAVDTLIRTNLELIGMQEQLIQKEKMASLGELTAGIAHEIQNPLNFVNNFSDVSGELVEELKETLRTPEQDPSLVTEILHDLTQNLEKIHHHGRRADSIVKGMLQHSRASGGEKQPTRLNDLTDEYLRIAYHGFRAKDKAFNVTLTTRFDPQLGKVNVAPQELGRVLLNLFNNAFYATDQKRKLQQNGYLPEVTVSTQKTGNRVEIRVQDNGTGVPAAVKQKIFQPFFTTKPTGEGTGLGLSLSYDIVTKGHGGELSMESREGEGTEFVIRLPAL; from the coding sequence ATGCTCAATCGGCTGGTTAACTTCTTTGTTCCACCACAAGAAACGCAACGCGCCGACCGCCTGCGACTGGCCCGCATTCGTATCATCGTGTTTTTGCTCAGTGCGTTTCTCAACCTGCTCTACATCGGCAGCGCGCTGCAGTATCAATTTCATCCGGTCGAATACGTGCTGCTGGCCAACGCCCTGCTTTGCCTCGTCACCGCTTTTCTGCTGAAATGGGGGGTGCCCGGCTGGGTCTGTGTTCACCTGCACATGTTCAACCAGACTACCTCCGCGTTTGTCACCATTGTGCTGGGCAGCGGACTGGAATCCCCCTCCACCGTGGGCATTGTCCTGATGCCGATTCTCGCGCTGCTACTCTCCGACGTGCGCAACAGCCTGGTGTGGCTTGTGGTTTCGCTCGTTTTTTCGGGAGGCCTCTTCTATTACGAATCTACCTACGGACCGCTACCCAGCCATTTTGACGAACCGTATCGCCTCACCTACCTTTTTTCCAGCGTGCTGGGGGTCACCGCTGCGCTGTTTGCCTGCGCCCTGGTGTTTTACCACGAAAAAGCCCGGGCGGTCGATACACTGATCCGCACCAACCTGGAGCTGATCGGCATGCAGGAACAACTTATCCAGAAGGAAAAAATGGCATCGCTGGGCGAACTGACGGCCGGCATCGCGCACGAAATTCAGAATCCCCTCAACTTCGTCAACAACTTTTCGGACGTCAGTGGCGAGCTGGTGGAAGAGCTGAAAGAAACCCTACGCACACCGGAGCAAGATCCGTCCCTGGTGACGGAAATCCTGCATGACCTGACGCAGAACCTGGAAAAGATTCACCACCACGGTCGCCGGGCCGACAGCATCGTGAAGGGCATGCTGCAACACTCCCGCGCATCGGGCGGCGAAAAACAGCCCACCCGGCTCAACGACCTCACCGACGAGTATTTACGCATCGCCTACCACGGTTTCCGAGCCAAAGACAAAGCCTTCAACGTAACCCTGACAACCCGCTTCGATCCGCAACTCGGCAAGGTAAACGTAGCCCCGCAGGAACTGGGGCGGGTACTACTCAATCTGTTCAACAATGCCTTTTACGCTACCGATCAGAAGCGCAAGCTTCAGCAGAACGGCTACCTGCCCGAGGTGACGGTCAGCACCCAGAAAACCGGCAATCGGGTCGAAATTCGGGTGCAGGACAACGGCACCGGCGTTCCGGCGGCCGTCAAGCAAAAGATTTTTCAGCCGTTTTTCACCACGAAACCCACCGGCGAAGGAACGGGGCTGGGGCTTTCGCTGTCCTACGACATTGTGACGAAAGGCCACGGCGGGGAGCTAAGCATGGAGAGCCGCGAAGGCGAAGGCACGGAATTCGTCATCCGGTTGCCTGCGCTGTAG
- a CDS encoding adenylate/guanylate cyclase domain-containing protein has translation MSAKILVVDDESDLELLIKQKFRRQIREGTYEFYFAPNGRKALEKLQEQSDIDVVLSDINMPEMDGLSLLVKLHELSPLIKTVIVSAYGDMDNIRTAMNRGAFDFVCKPVNFADLDVTIQKTLRHVTQLRDTLRAVKENNILRMYVDETVIQFMSRQEFETSVMLNETVQASVAFVDICRFTAVSEHAPADTVVRLLNKLFDVMVKEIIAQGGYIDKFIGDAVMAVFRGNYHLDRAIDAALAVRNRIDALQETIPEAPGYVPKVSVGINAGEMISGNIGSASLRRLDYTVIGDTVNLAQRLQSSAHPGQILITHHAYQQIKESFRCEPRGEVILKNKEQPVEVYEVLE, from the coding sequence ATGAGTGCCAAAATTTTAGTGGTAGACGACGAGTCCGACCTGGAACTTCTGATCAAACAGAAATTCCGGCGACAGATCCGCGAAGGAACCTACGAGTTTTATTTCGCGCCAAACGGCCGCAAAGCGCTGGAAAAGCTGCAAGAGCAGTCGGACATCGACGTGGTGCTCAGCGACATCAACATGCCTGAGATGGACGGTCTTTCGCTGCTGGTGAAGCTCCACGAGCTGAGTCCCCTGATCAAGACGGTGATCGTGTCGGCCTACGGCGACATGGACAACATCCGCACGGCCATGAACCGCGGGGCGTTCGACTTTGTGTGCAAACCTGTCAACTTCGCCGACCTGGACGTGACCATCCAGAAAACGCTCCGGCACGTGACCCAACTGCGCGATACCCTGCGTGCTGTTAAAGAAAACAACATCCTGCGCATGTACGTCGACGAGACGGTGATCCAGTTCATGTCACGGCAGGAGTTCGAGACGTCGGTGATGCTCAACGAAACCGTGCAGGCGTCGGTGGCCTTCGTCGACATCTGCCGTTTTACCGCCGTCAGCGAACACGCGCCTGCCGATACGGTGGTGCGGCTCCTCAACAAGTTGTTCGACGTGATGGTGAAGGAGATCATCGCGCAGGGCGGCTACATCGACAAATTTATCGGCGATGCGGTAATGGCCGTCTTTCGGGGCAATTACCACCTGGACCGGGCCATCGACGCGGCCCTGGCAGTGCGTAACCGGATCGATGCCCTGCAGGAAACCATTCCGGAAGCGCCCGGCTACGTCCCGAAAGTCTCGGTAGGCATCAACGCCGGGGAGATGATTTCGGGCAACATCGGCTCGGCCTCCCTGCGGCGGCTCGACTACACCGTGATCGGCGATACGGTCAACCTGGCGCAACGCCTGCAATCTTCCGCCCATCCGGGGCAGATCCTCATCACCCATCACGCTTACCAGCAGATCAAAGAGTCGTTTCGTTGCGAACCGCGCGGCGAAGTGATCCTCAAGAATAAGGAACAGCCGGTGGAGGTCTACGAGGTGCTGGAGTAA
- a CDS encoding MBL fold metallo-hydrolase, whose translation MIHPLDLRFLGHDHTIASFLISTAEGPILIESGPHSTLPALEQALAQHHVQLADIQHVLLTHIHLDHAGAAWALAQHGATVWVHPVGLPHLADPSRLMQSAQRIYGDDMDRLWGEMRAIPEAQLHAVADNALLRFGEVELRAHYTPGHASHHIAWQYDDVVLTGDVAGVRIANGPVVPPCPPPDIDIEHWRDSIRCLRELAPRQLYLTHFGRIDDPLAHLDELETRLIDWAAWMRIPWEAGRTAAEVVPEFQAYVRQQLRDQGVTDEEVLAQYEAANPSWMSVEGLFRYWRKYQPKTEVN comes from the coding sequence ATGATCCACCCACTCGACCTACGTTTCCTGGGCCATGACCACACCATCGCCTCGTTTCTGATTTCCACCGCCGAAGGCCCCATCCTGATCGAAAGCGGCCCTCACTCCACCTTACCGGCACTGGAACAGGCCCTGGCTCAGCACCACGTTCAACTGGCCGACATTCAGCACGTGCTGCTCACCCACATTCATCTGGATCACGCAGGGGCGGCCTGGGCACTGGCCCAACACGGCGCTACGGTCTGGGTCCACCCGGTCGGGCTGCCTCACCTGGCCGACCCTTCGCGGCTCATGCAGTCCGCACAACGGATTTACGGCGACGACATGGACCGCTTGTGGGGAGAGATGCGGGCCATTCCGGAAGCGCAACTGCATGCGGTAGCCGATAACGCCCTCCTGCGTTTCGGCGAAGTGGAACTGCGCGCCCACTACACGCCGGGGCACGCCTCGCACCACATCGCCTGGCAATACGACGACGTGGTGCTGACCGGCGACGTGGCCGGCGTACGCATCGCCAACGGGCCCGTGGTGCCGCCATGCCCCCCGCCCGACATCGACATTGAGCACTGGCGCGATTCGATCCGGTGCCTGCGCGAACTGGCGCCGCGCCAACTGTACCTTACGCACTTCGGGCGTATCGACGACCCTTTGGCCCACCTGGACGAACTGGAAACTCGCCTGATCGACTGGGCCGCCTGGATGCGCATTCCGTGGGAAGCGGGACGAACGGCCGCCGAAGTGGTGCCGGAATTTCAGGCGTACGTACGCCAGCAACTGCGCGACCAGGGCGTCACCGACGAGGAAGTGCTCGCGCAATACGAAGCCGCCAATCCGTCGTGGATGAGTGTCGAAGGGCTTTTCCGCTACTGGCGGAAGTATCAACCTAAAACCGAAGTCAACTAA
- a CDS encoding FG-GAP-like repeat-containing protein: MKHYGLLCGFCLLIFRLSAQELAFRPENSIPVSSGEDSLRNAWAGGLNSAQFSRIRLDDDPVEDLVVFERSSGTVLTFLAVSDGNGVRWRYAPAYQSLFPVVRNWMLLRDYDGDGIRDLFTNEFSGPSVSFNITVYRGEHNGTRLTGFSKVRDVLRSTHPLSCVQDRAIALFPDDLPSVYDVDGDGDLDILLFGYGRNSAEWYRNMSVETTGGREALVFEGASAYWGNFIEQGCTDYTFESYPEPCLVQPESPRPSDKAPTHPPLPQNVEHIGSTLTLFDPDRDGVADALVGDASCRNLTLLKNTGTASAAQMTSILTNYPAAHPVDLAEMPAAFVEDITLDGRPDLVVSTSLHNDVNGVVDYQRSTWLYEDTATGEQPASFAYRTDAFLQREMIDVGTDATPALADLDGDGDLDLVIGNGGNVQPDGALASGLTLFRNVGTATAPVFRLETDDWLALTGNEWAGLTPYFADVNGDGALDLVLTIYESPRQNVRYLPNEAQAGAPAVFNLASMQQLSLTATSRESLAFADLDGDGDVDALIGEYPGRLRYYRNDGTATAPAFVLAQDNVAGIGDSLDFLQLKVVLADVDNDSRVDLMTSDRSGRLLVYSDIARELAGRPVPQSRLIASPYADTLAIARFGQQYLVPAVGDLDGDGKIDVLGGTRAGGVHYLRQTTGLPSAAPPLLEAASVRVYPNPVRQQLQMDVAVAGSFRVVDVAGRLVVPYQRLYAEKTTVLSTAAWRPGVYVWQFTSDDGRVATRRLVHVP, translated from the coding sequence ATGAAACATTACGGATTATTATGTGGGTTTTGTCTGTTGATTTTCAGGCTGTCAGCGCAAGAATTGGCCTTTCGGCCCGAGAATTCGATTCCGGTCAGTAGCGGCGAAGATTCCCTCCGAAACGCCTGGGCGGGTGGCCTGAACAGCGCGCAATTTTCGCGCATTCGGCTGGACGATGATCCGGTAGAAGACCTTGTGGTTTTCGAGCGTTCGTCGGGAACCGTGCTGACTTTTCTGGCCGTTTCCGACGGTAATGGCGTTCGGTGGCGCTATGCCCCGGCGTACCAGTCGCTTTTTCCAGTGGTACGGAACTGGATGCTGCTGCGCGACTACGATGGCGACGGCATCCGCGACCTGTTTACCAACGAGTTTAGCGGCCCTTCGGTCTCGTTCAACATTACCGTGTACCGGGGCGAGCACAACGGCACGCGCCTGACCGGCTTCTCCAAGGTGCGGGACGTGTTGCGCTCGACGCATCCCCTCAGTTGTGTGCAAGACCGCGCCATTGCTCTGTTTCCCGACGATTTGCCCTCCGTCTATGACGTTGACGGCGACGGCGACCTCGACATTCTGTTATTTGGTTACGGGCGTAATTCGGCCGAGTGGTACCGGAACATGAGCGTAGAAACCACGGGTGGGCGCGAGGCGTTGGTGTTTGAGGGTGCAAGCGCTTACTGGGGGAATTTTATCGAACAGGGATGCACCGATTACACGTTCGAGTCGTATCCGGAGCCCTGCCTGGTGCAGCCCGAAAGCCCGCGGCCTTCCGACAAGGCTCCAACCCATCCGCCGTTGCCCCAGAACGTCGAGCACATTGGCTCGACCCTGACGTTGTTCGACCCCGACCGCGATGGCGTAGCGGATGCACTGGTGGGCGATGCCAGTTGCCGTAACCTGACGTTGCTGAAAAACACCGGGACTGCCTCCGCGGCGCAAATGACCTCGATCCTGACCAACTACCCGGCTGCCCATCCGGTCGACTTGGCCGAAATGCCGGCGGCTTTTGTAGAAGACATTACCCTGGACGGCCGCCCCGACCTTGTGGTGTCGACCAGCCTGCACAATGACGTGAACGGCGTGGTCGACTATCAGCGCAGCACCTGGTTGTACGAGGATACGGCTACGGGCGAACAACCCGCCAGCTTTGCGTACCGAACCGATGCGTTTTTGCAGCGCGAGATGATCGACGTGGGCACCGACGCTACGCCGGCGCTGGCCGACCTGGATGGCGACGGAGACCTGGATCTGGTCATCGGAAACGGAGGCAATGTGCAACCCGACGGGGCGTTGGCGTCGGGTTTGACGCTTTTCCGGAACGTGGGAACGGCAACGGCTCCTGTATTTCGGCTCGAAACGGACGACTGGCTGGCATTAACGGGGAACGAATGGGCTGGACTGACCCCTTATTTTGCCGACGTGAACGGCGACGGCGCCCTTGATCTGGTACTGACGATCTACGAATCGCCCCGGCAAAATGTGCGTTATCTGCCCAATGAGGCCCAGGCCGGTGCGCCTGCCGTTTTTAATCTGGCGTCTATGCAGCAATTGTCCCTTACCGCCACCTCGCGCGAGAGCCTGGCCTTTGCTGATCTGGACGGCGACGGCGATGTGGATGCCTTGATCGGGGAATATCCGGGGCGTCTACGCTACTACCGGAACGATGGAACCGCCACCGCCCCTGCGTTTGTGCTGGCGCAGGACAATGTCGCCGGCATCGGCGACAGTCTGGATTTCCTGCAACTGAAGGTAGTTTTGGCTGACGTGGACAACGATAGCCGGGTCGACCTGATGACCAGCGATCGCAGTGGCCGCCTCCTGGTCTACTCGGACATTGCACGCGAACTCGCGGGGCGGCCCGTACCTCAGAGCCGCCTCATTGCCAGCCCGTATGCCGATACGCTGGCTATTGCGCGCTTCGGGCAGCAGTACCTAGTGCCTGCCGTCGGTGACCTGGATGGCGATGGCAAGATCGACGTACTGGGGGGCACGCGCGCCGGCGGTGTGCACTACCTGCGTCAGACGACCGGCCTTCCTTCAGCAGCGCCGCCTTTGCTGGAGGCAGCGTCCGTGCGGGTGTATCCCAATCCGGTCCGGCAACAGTTGCAGATGGACGTGGCGGTGGCGGGTAGCTTCCGGGTGGTCGATGTGGCCGGACGCCTGGTGGTGCCGTATCAGCGTCTGTATGCCGAAAAAACCACAGTGCTTTCCACCGCCGCCTGGCGTCCGGGTGTGTACGTCTGGCAGTTCACGAGCGACGACGGGCGCGTGGCGACCCGCCGGCTGGTGCACGTTCCTTAA
- a CDS encoding response regulator has product MKILVVDDESDIQPLFEQRFRREIRQGTVELAFAHSGEEALAYLHQHMSEIILILSDINMPGMSGLELLHRIRQTYAAPPPVVMMVTAYSDEQSYQQALQYGANDFLTKPLDFNALKSKLKSAL; this is encoded by the coding sequence ATGAAGATTTTGGTGGTCGATGATGAGTCCGACATCCAACCGCTTTTTGAGCAACGCTTCCGCCGCGAAATTCGCCAGGGCACCGTCGAACTGGCATTTGCCCATTCGGGGGAGGAAGCGCTTGCTTACCTGCACCAGCACATGTCGGAGATCATCCTGATTCTTTCGGACATCAACATGCCGGGCATGAGCGGCCTTGAGCTGCTGCACCGCATCCGGCAGACGTATGCCGCACCGCCGCCGGTGGTCATGATGGTGACGGCCTACAGCGACGAGCAAAGTTACCAGCAGGCCCTGCAGTACGGCGCAAACGATTTTTTAACCAAGCCGCTTGACTTCAACGCGCTGAAAAGCAAACTAAAAAGCGCCTTATGA
- a CDS encoding oxygenase MpaB family protein, with the protein MKSSTLALALLAVAVPSVAVATRLYNRRQRRLQTRIRKFQQRPLHDWSPAFLQSKRQRTDPVADGVIRAILENNQAHLINGLFAALVRNDSPLPTELPQEAHDYFALKGHLPPWADPDLIAVAERVYLEHGPLISLILNCKSLPESYACAKGAMVLHLTGRLNEQQGAMNAYSRRIVETAQFVVNVMSPGGLAPHGTGICTALKVRLIHATIRHFLHQQPEWDVALFDEPINQEDKAGTLMSFSALVLEGLALLGVRLSPLEEEAFQHAWCVVGYFMGVDDDLLPNNVADARKLGHAILDHQMQESEHGKALTSALIRFNEEVSREPGLSGVFHEMLYFMMGKRLASLLGVQTDPSQETQVRRRVLALVGDVERLVHSSRLMEVLAEEMSKLLLHGMLHHMNHHQPIRFYLPESLKKDWGFAETA; encoded by the coding sequence ATGAAATCCTCTACCCTGGCCCTTGCCCTACTCGCCGTGGCGGTTCCTTCCGTCGCGGTCGCTACCCGCCTGTACAACCGACGGCAACGCCGGTTGCAGACACGCATCCGCAAGTTTCAGCAACGTCCTCTGCACGATTGGTCACCCGCGTTTCTGCAAAGCAAGCGGCAGCGTACCGACCCTGTGGCCGATGGGGTGATCCGCGCCATTCTGGAAAATAACCAGGCGCACCTGATCAACGGCCTGTTTGCCGCCCTGGTCCGCAACGATAGCCCGTTGCCGACGGAACTCCCTCAAGAAGCGCACGATTATTTCGCGCTGAAGGGGCACCTGCCGCCCTGGGCCGACCCTGACCTGATTGCCGTCGCCGAACGCGTCTACCTGGAGCACGGTCCGCTCATCAGCCTGATTCTGAACTGCAAATCGCTTCCGGAAAGCTACGCCTGCGCCAAAGGGGCCATGGTGCTGCACCTGACAGGTCGCCTCAACGAACAACAGGGCGCCATGAACGCCTACAGCCGTCGCATTGTCGAGACCGCGCAGTTTGTGGTCAATGTGATGTCGCCCGGAGGCCTGGCACCGCACGGCACCGGCATCTGTACGGCGCTGAAGGTTCGGTTGATTCACGCCACCATCCGGCATTTCCTGCACCAGCAACCCGAGTGGGACGTTGCTCTTTTTGACGAACCCATCAACCAGGAAGACAAAGCCGGTACGCTCATGTCCTTTTCGGCGCTGGTGCTCGAAGGACTCGCGCTGCTGGGCGTCCGCCTTTCGCCCCTGGAAGAAGAAGCCTTTCAGCATGCCTGGTGTGTGGTAGGTTACTTTATGGGTGTAGACGACGACCTGCTGCCCAACAACGTGGCCGACGCCCGCAAGCTGGGCCACGCCATCCTCGACCACCAGATGCAGGAAAGCGAACACGGAAAGGCCCTGACCAGCGCCTTGATTCGCTTCAACGAAGAGGTGTCGCGGGAACCGGGACTAAGCGGCGTATTTCATGAGATGCTCTATTTCATGATGGGGAAACGCCTTGCCAGCCTGCTGGGTGTACAGACCGATCCCTCACAGGAGACCCAGGTGCGCCGCCGCGTGCTCGCCCTGGTAGGCGACGTAGAGCGCCTCGTGCATAGTTCGCGCCTCATGGAAGTGCTGGCGGAAGAGATGAGCAAGCTACTGCTCCATGGGATGCTGCACCACATGAACCACCACCAGCCCATACGCTTCTACCTGCCCGAATCGCTAAAAAAAGACTGGGGATTTGCCGAAACCGCCTAA
- a CDS encoding UDP-N-acetylmuramoyl-tripeptide--D-alanyl-D-alanine ligase, giving the protein MYTSTETLYRHFQECGAVSTDTRRIPADSIFIALKGPRFNGNQFAAEALQQGACYAVVDERDAVVNERCLLVEDGLKALQNLARMHRRQLSIPVLAVGGSNGKTTTKELIAAVLGKKFRTFATRGNLNNHIGVPLTLLSIFADTEMAVIEMGANAPDEIDLLCRIAEPTHGIITNVGLDHLEGFGSHEGVIRANGELYDYLAQHEGMAFVNTNEPDLVRMAEVLRYLTKYPNPGDFYHCTLLPSDFFVKVQAEDGTEIQTQLFGRYNFPNIATALCIGKYFEVPPADAHAAIADYVPKNNRSQLVQKDHNTILLDAYNANPSSMQAAVENLAHLKAAHKTVILGDMLEMGHESESEHRKLGQLLQRLHFDTVLLCGHEMQYAHREAPGSHWFADRQALKAWLADHPIRDSYVLLKGSRGIGLEEVVEGL; this is encoded by the coding sequence ATGTATACATCGACCGAAACTTTGTACCGCCATTTTCAGGAGTGCGGCGCCGTCAGCACCGATACACGCCGCATTCCCGCCGACTCCATCTTCATTGCTCTGAAAGGACCGCGTTTCAACGGCAACCAGTTTGCGGCCGAGGCGCTGCAACAAGGGGCCTGCTATGCCGTGGTCGATGAGCGCGACGCCGTCGTAAACGAGCGTTGCCTGCTGGTGGAAGATGGCCTGAAAGCGTTGCAAAACCTCGCCCGAATGCACCGCCGTCAGCTCAGCATTCCGGTGCTGGCCGTAGGTGGCTCCAACGGTAAGACGACTACGAAGGAACTGATCGCGGCCGTGCTGGGTAAAAAATTTCGGACGTTCGCCACGCGCGGCAACCTCAACAACCACATCGGGGTGCCCCTGACCCTACTGAGCATCTTTGCTGATACGGAAATGGCCGTAATTGAAATGGGGGCCAACGCGCCCGATGAGATCGATCTGCTGTGCCGCATTGCTGAACCAACGCACGGCATCATCACCAACGTGGGACTCGACCACCTGGAGGGGTTCGGCAGCCACGAAGGCGTGATCCGCGCCAACGGCGAACTGTACGATTACCTGGCTCAGCACGAAGGCATGGCCTTTGTCAACACGAACGAGCCCGACCTGGTGCGCATGGCCGAGGTGCTGCGCTACCTTACGAAATACCCCAATCCGGGCGATTTTTACCACTGCACACTGCTGCCTTCCGACTTTTTTGTGAAAGTACAGGCCGAAGACGGCACAGAAATCCAGACGCAGCTGTTCGGCCGGTACAACTTCCCCAACATTGCGACGGCCCTTTGCATCGGCAAATATTTCGAGGTGCCGCCGGCCGATGCGCACGCCGCGATCGCCGACTACGTGCCGAAAAATAACCGCTCGCAGTTGGTGCAAAAAGACCATAACACCATTCTGCTCGACGCCTACAACGCCAACCCCAGTTCCATGCAGGCGGCGGTCGAAAACCTGGCGCACCTGAAGGCCGCTCACAAAACGGTGATTCTGGGCGACATGCTGGAGATGGGCCACGAAAGCGAGTCGGAACACCGAAAACTGGGCCAACTGCTGCAACGCCTCCACTTCGATACGGTGCTGCTCTGCGGCCACGAGATGCAGTACGCTCACCGGGAAGCACCGGGCAGTCACTGGTTTGCCGACCGGCAAGCGCTCAAAGCCTGGCTGGCCGATCACCCCATCCGCGACTCGTACGTGCTGTTGAAAGGCTCGCGGGGCATTGGCCTGGAAGAGGTCGTGGAAGGACTTTAA